A window of Bacteroidota bacterium contains these coding sequences:
- the cysC gene encoding adenylyl-sulfate kinase, with translation MSVKTVVDTKKIIVENCPVIWLEGLSGSGKSTLAKSLSQHFSSKGIAHVLLDGDELRKGINQDLGFSDSDRNENLRRAAEIALLFKNSGIVPICSFITPTHTLQKLVANTIGNNFIEIFVNCSLEECERRDVKGLYKKARLGEIPKFTGVSAAFEEPVDPILTVNTEQNSLAACLNSLLTVLEKTSLHLINTPVL, from the coding sequence ATGAGTGTGAAGACTGTCGTTGATACTAAAAAAATAATTGTTGAAAACTGTCCCGTTATTTGGTTAGAAGGCTTATCGGGTTCAGGAAAAAGTACTTTGGCAAAAAGCCTTTCACAACATTTTTCAAGCAAGGGTATTGCACATGTTTTATTGGATGGAGATGAATTACGAAAAGGCATCAATCAGGATTTAGGATTCAGCGATTCTGACCGCAACGAAAATCTGCGTAGAGCTGCTGAAATTGCACTGCTTTTTAAAAATTCAGGAATTGTGCCCATCTGTTCCTTTATTACACCAACCCACACATTGCAAAAGCTGGTGGCAAATACAATAGGAAATAATTTTATCGAGATTTTTGTAAATTGCTCACTTGAAGAATGTGAAAGAAGAGATGTTAAAGGTTTGTATAAAAAAGCACGCTTAGGAGAAATACCTAAGTTTACAGGCGTAAGCGCAGCTTTTGAAGAACCTGTTGATCCTATTCTAACAGTGAATACAGAACAAAATTCGCTAGCAGCGTGTTTAAATTCGTTACTTACAGTTCTTGAAAAAACTAGTCTACATCTAATAAATACGCCGGTATTGTAA
- a CDS encoding CotH kinase family protein, producing MKVRRFTAYILLLLLFSFSRLSAQLVINEFSAANATVVADEFGKYGDWIEFYNAGNSPLNLYKYKLSDDPLVPAKWQFPFISLAPHDFITVFIDDTSKLTTINHWETPVKSDDVWRYTIPDNLTDTNWRNSSFIDNSWSQGKGGIGYGDGDDSTVVSNIRTIYMRKIFSLVDTSQVMKAIFNIDYDDGFVAYLNGIEIARNNIGSVGVRPNYTDFASGEHEAKMFSGGMPDSFYVDFNLLRKALQIGTNVLAVEVHNLSNASTDLSAIPYFSIGVNRSNYVFPAPPSWFEAPIREYLHANFKLSKSGETIVLSDSLGNVIDQKYTGSMQTDVSYGRSTDGAATWCFFSPPSPNISNSTSICYSGIATAPVFSIQGGYYDAPRLVSIAASPANAVIHYTTDGSTPTLNSAVYTSSLAVDTSQTLKARVYTVGMVPSPVVTNTYLIDEDMHLPVFSLATNPENLWDDSTGIYVLGNHASTTYPYKGANYWQDWEKPVSLEYFDKQKNRAFQFDAAFKINGNYSRAKPQKSFELILDNDFGTPEITYPLIPEKENIKSYPGFILRNAGTDWNVVHYRDGLMQRIMKNTYTGFLGYEPCEVFLNGRYWGVYEIRENDNHSYVENNFGYKKSEFDLLFEGGSIEIKNGSDTGFFNMFNYAITANPLDSSFYTKMNSLFDLQNYADYFIAETYYVNNDWIGDWSNNIKLWRPRKPGGKWQYILYDLDFGMGLYSSYTYDKLSDLIAPADDSYQSYIFNAMAANPTFRNYFINRYADLINTIYVPANVRKIAYDMRDSIAADMPLQFARWGSSMTSWNQNIASLINFTNKRPARALNYIQSNFNLNSQVVLTLQAYPLGSGRIQISTIIPDSLPWKGTYFNGNPVTITAIPNPGYSFDYWQPNNSILSADSNQSITINFTTSDSVLAYFKGSTLTPHITFNEINYQSAGTADAGDWVELHNLDSVDIDLTAWKFKDNDNLHCYTFPLGTTIKANGYLVLAEDLSKFNSQFPELSQNENHSNPHRSPHQDENHDDDEQDNVLGPIGFGFANTGELLRLFTNQDSLHVSMTYSKLPPWPIAAAGQGYTLESVPVNLDLDNGDNWFAGCPGGSPGTFFTPAVASILGDSLISFCEGDSVKLTAQSGSNFRYQWFKNGSEIQTAKNQNLFVSDSGDYTLKVNRFNCEAISAMVHVTKKTNPLAHIQSPLNTFVCAGATIDLTADSAFGQTFGWTKNDSILSGEVTAQLTLSDSGFYQVKVTDNGCTSVSELIHVVLNPLPDAGLQNDSMYSFCEGGVQTLSAPSNAAYTYKWYRNDTLLPAEVDTVFAATLSGKYSFETTLNGCSKQSNAIDIVVYVAPETFLNPTDTLVLCIGENHTLQAFFDSTYSYQWFFNDSLIVGADSATLFVDIAARYKLVTVNSLCSASSEVVVLIKPSPIATILADSMLSICVGTAYQLRVTKSLGYTYQWMKDSLQIQGATAFKYDVVDSGNYYAIVRLNSCESHSNTIQVNTHALPENVITANDTTNFCEGNFVKLESVGMLGLTYQWYRNGISIPGQTDTVFNANQSGNYTLVQRDSLCSNLSNSIPVTVKPSPLASATPSGTTHLCEGQSVFLNAPIDTNYSYQWLKDSSILIGFNQPLLSVADSGKYAVRVTLDGCDAVSAGITITQNQKIQASILAADTLMICANATYLFQTNVEPGMAYHWLLNGNLIPFATDSEYTASGDGHYAVMLSDAYCSATSTEKVLGHFVPTLVSLSSFSPVCVGDSAFELSGGTPLGGNYSGFAVDTNYFVPQEAGAGFNSISYAYIDSNNCTFSASSVIEVKAQVATPTILQNFDQLISSAVSGNQWYLNDTLLVGATQQVYVPTANGVYSLIVSDPQLCNSDTAYSSYFSLSAKSVEQELAFSIYPNPNNGAFTLTFSNKHLNTIAVKIFDMLSQEVYNERFSNLLSSHNNLNFSGIASGIYLIQVKSGDSIVEQKVIVH from the coding sequence TTGAAAGTTAGAAGATTCACGGCATATATACTTTTATTATTACTTTTTTCTTTTTCCCGACTGTCCGCTCAACTTGTTATCAATGAGTTTTCGGCAGCAAATGCAACTGTTGTTGCGGATGAGTTTGGTAAGTATGGCGATTGGATTGAGTTTTATAATGCCGGCAATAGTCCTTTAAATCTTTATAAATACAAATTAAGCGACGATCCGCTAGTCCCTGCGAAGTGGCAGTTTCCTTTTATTTCGCTGGCTCCACATGATTTTATAACTGTTTTTATTGATGATACTAGTAAGCTAACTACAATTAATCATTGGGAAACTCCTGTGAAATCCGATGATGTATGGCGCTATACAATACCCGATAATCTTACCGATACCAATTGGCGCAACAGTTCATTTATCGATAATTCTTGGAGTCAAGGTAAGGGCGGGATCGGATATGGCGATGGCGACGATAGCACGGTTGTTTCGAATATTCGAACGATCTACATGAGAAAAATTTTCTCGCTTGTCGACACCAGTCAAGTCATGAAAGCCATTTTTAATATTGATTATGACGATGGCTTTGTAGCCTACTTAAATGGAATTGAAATTGCCCGCAACAATATTGGCTCAGTTGGTGTGCGACCTAATTACACGGATTTTGCAAGTGGTGAGCATGAAGCAAAGATGTTTTCAGGAGGTATGCCAGATTCGTTTTATGTGGATTTTAATTTGTTACGAAAGGCATTGCAAATTGGAACAAATGTATTGGCTGTTGAAGTCCATAACCTTTCAAATGCATCCACCGATTTATCTGCCATTCCATATTTTTCGATTGGCGTGAACCGCAGTAATTATGTGTTTCCGGCTCCTCCCAGTTGGTTTGAAGCTCCAATTAGAGAATACTTACATGCTAATTTTAAATTGAGCAAGAGTGGCGAAACCATTGTGCTGTCCGATTCATTGGGCAATGTGATTGATCAAAAATATACGGGCAGCATGCAAACCGATGTCTCCTATGGAAGGTCAACTGATGGCGCTGCAACTTGGTGTTTTTTTAGTCCACCTTCACCTAACATTAGTAATTCCACCTCAATTTGTTACAGCGGAATTGCGACAGCTCCCGTATTTTCCATACAAGGCGGATATTATGATGCTCCTAGATTGGTGAGCATTGCTGCTTCACCTGCAAATGCGGTAATTCATTACACTACCGATGGAAGCACCCCAACATTAAATTCAGCTGTGTATACTTCCTCCTTAGCCGTGGATACGTCTCAAACTTTAAAAGCAAGAGTCTATACCGTAGGGATGGTGCCAAGTCCGGTGGTTACAAATACCTATTTGATTGACGAGGACATGCATTTACCGGTATTTTCATTGGCAACGAATCCCGAAAATTTATGGGATGATTCAACCGGTATTTATGTGTTAGGAAACCATGCCAGTACCACTTATCCTTACAAAGGCGCCAACTATTGGCAAGATTGGGAAAAGCCGGTTAGTTTAGAATACTTCGACAAACAAAAAAATCGTGCTTTTCAATTTGATGCTGCATTTAAAATTAATGGGAATTATTCTCGCGCTAAGCCGCAAAAAAGTTTTGAGCTTATTTTAGATAATGATTTTGGCACTCCAGAAATTACTTACCCACTCATCCCTGAAAAGGAAAATATTAAAAGCTACCCGGGATTTATTCTGCGCAATGCAGGTACCGACTGGAATGTGGTGCATTACCGCGATGGTTTAATGCAGCGCATTATGAAAAATACCTATACCGGATTTTTAGGATACGAACCCTGCGAAGTATTTTTAAATGGCCGCTATTGGGGCGTGTATGAAATCCGAGAAAACGATAACCACAGCTATGTTGAAAATAATTTTGGCTATAAAAAATCAGAATTCGATTTATTGTTTGAAGGAGGGTCAATTGAAATTAAAAATGGCTCAGATACCGGATTTTTCAACATGTTTAATTATGCAATAACAGCCAATCCATTGGATTCGAGTTTTTATACTAAAATGAATTCGCTTTTTGATTTGCAAAATTATGCCGATTATTTTATTGCTGAAACCTACTATGTAAATAACGACTGGATTGGCGATTGGAGCAACAATATAAAGTTATGGCGACCACGGAAACCGGGTGGAAAATGGCAATATATTTTATATGATTTGGATTTTGGAATGGGGCTTTATAGCAGTTATACCTATGATAAACTTAGTGATTTGATAGCACCGGCGGATGATTCCTACCAAAGTTATATTTTTAATGCAATGGCTGCGAATCCTACCTTTCGAAACTATTTTATTAACCGTTATGCGGATTTAATAAATACCATTTATGTTCCGGCCAATGTTCGTAAAATAGCTTATGACATGCGTGATTCAATTGCTGCTGACATGCCCTTGCAGTTTGCACGGTGGGGAAGCAGTATGACCAGTTGGAATCAGAATATTGCTTCCTTGATAAATTTTACAAATAAGCGTCCGGCTCGCGCGTTAAATTATATTCAATCCAATTTTAATTTAAACAGCCAGGTGGTACTAACCTTGCAAGCTTATCCGCTGGGTTCAGGACGCATACAAATTAGTACAATTATTCCGGATTCACTTCCGTGGAAAGGGACTTATTTTAACGGTAATCCGGTAACAATAACTGCCATTCCCAATCCAGGTTATTCATTTGATTATTGGCAGCCAAATAATTCAATTCTTTCTGCAGATAGTAATCAATCGATAACTATAAACTTTACTACCTCAGACTCGGTGCTTGCTTACTTTAAAGGTAGCACGCTTACGCCGCACATTACATTTAATGAAATAAATTACCAATCGGCTGGTACTGCAGATGCTGGAGATTGGGTCGAGCTTCATAATTTGGATTCGGTAGATATTGATTTAACAGCCTGGAAATTTAAAGACAACGATAATTTGCATTGTTATACATTTCCACTAGGAACAACTATAAAGGCAAACGGATATTTGGTTTTAGCGGAAGATTTATCCAAATTCAATTCTCAGTTTCCTGAACTCAGTCAAAATGAAAATCATTCCAATCCTCACCGAAGCCCGCACCAAGATGAGAATCACGACGACGATGAGCAAGATAATGTGCTTGGTCCAATTGGTTTTGGGTTTGCAAATACAGGAGAATTGTTGAGGTTATTTACCAATCAGGATTCCTTGCATGTATCAATGACTTATTCTAAGCTTCCTCCTTGGCCAATTGCCGCAGCAGGGCAAGGGTATACACTTGAATCGGTGCCTGTTAATTTGGATTTGGATAATGGTGATAATTGGTTTGCAGGTTGCCCAGGCGGCTCTCCGGGAACTTTTTTTACGCCTGCCGTTGCAAGTATTTTAGGGGATTCTCTTATTTCATTTTGTGAAGGGGATAGTGTAAAGCTTACTGCACAAAGCGGTTCCAATTTTAGATATCAATGGTTTAAAAATGGAAGCGAAATACAAACTGCTAAAAATCAAAATTTATTCGTTTCAGACTCCGGTGATTATACCTTAAAAGTCAATCGATTTAATTGTGAAGCTATATCTGCTATGGTGCATGTAACCAAAAAAACTAATCCACTTGCACACATACAATCCCCACTCAACACATTCGTTTGTGCCGGTGCTACAATTGATTTAACTGCTGATTCTGCTTTTGGTCAGACTTTTGGTTGGACAAAAAATGATAGTATTTTAAGCGGTGAGGTTACTGCTCAACTGACGTTGTCTGATTCCGGATTTTATCAAGTAAAAGTTACTGATAATGGATGTACAAGTGTTTCTGAATTAATTCATGTAGTGCTTAACCCTTTGCCGGATGCAGGCTTGCAAAATGATAGCATGTATTCTTTTTGTGAAGGGGGTGTACAGACATTATCAGCTCCAAGCAATGCAGCATATACCTACAAATGGTATCGAAATGATACATTGCTTCCCGCAGAAGTGGATACTGTGTTTGCAGCAACTTTGTCTGGAAAATATAGTTTTGAAACCACTTTAAATGGTTGCTCTAAGCAATCGAATGCTATCGATATTGTAGTGTATGTTGCACCTGAAACCTTTCTCAATCCAACCGATACACTTGTGCTATGCATTGGCGAAAATCATACACTGCAAGCTTTTTTCGATTCAACTTATTCCTATCAATGGTTTTTTAATGATTCATTAATTGTCGGAGCCGATTCTGCCACGTTATTCGTTGATATTGCCGCACGCTATAAACTCGTTACAGTAAATAGCTTGTGCAGTGCTTCATCCGAAGTGGTAGTATTAATTAAACCTAGTCCTATTGCAACTATCCTTGCCGATTCCATGCTTTCGATTTGCGTTGGAACTGCTTATCAATTGAGAGTTACAAAAAGTTTAGGCTACACCTATCAATGGATGAAAGATAGCTTGCAAATTCAGGGTGCAACTGCTTTCAAATACGATGTTGTTGATTCGGGAAATTACTATGCAATTGTTCGCTTAAATTCTTGTGAAAGCCATTCCAACACTATACAAGTTAACACTCACGCGCTACCCGAAAATGTGATTACAGCAAACGATACTACCAATTTTTGTGAGGGTAATTTTGTGAAATTAGAAAGTGTCGGAATGCTTGGATTAACTTATCAATGGTACCGAAATGGAATATCCATACCAGGTCAAACAGATACAGTTTTTAATGCAAATCAAAGCGGTAATTATACTTTAGTGCAGCGCGATAGTTTATGCAGTAATTTAAGTAATTCAATACCCGTTACAGTTAAGCCAAGTCCTCTCGCAAGTGCCACTCCTAGCGGAACAACGCATTTGTGCGAAGGTCAATCAGTTTTTCTAAATGCACCAATCGATACAAATTATTCGTATCAATGGTTAAAGGATAGCAGCATACTTATTGGATTTAATCAGCCTCTGCTGAGTGTTGCTGATTCCGGAAAATATGCGGTTCGAGTTACATTAGATGGATGTGATGCTGTTTCTGCTGGAATTACCATAACACAAAATCAAAAAATTCAAGCTAGTATTTTAGCTGCCGATACCCTTATGATATGCGCAAATGCCACTTATTTGTTTCAAACAAATGTTGAACCTGGAATGGCTTATCATTGGTTGCTGAATGGCAATCTTATTCCATTTGCAACTGATTCAGAATATACCGCTTCAGGTGATGGACATTATGCGGTGATGCTGAGTGATGCATATTGCTCTGCTACTTCAACTGAAAAAGTGCTGGGGCATTTTGTACCTACACTAGTGAGTTTAAGCTCCTTTTCGCCGGTATGTGTTGGTGATAGTGCATTCGAGTTAAGTGGTGGAACTCCGCTAGGTGGGAATTATTCAGGATTTGCAGTCGACACCAACTATTTTGTGCCCCAAGAAGCGGGAGCAGGTTTTAATAGTATCAGCTATGCTTACATCGATTCAAATAATTGCACCTTTTCGGCCAGTTCAGTAATTGAAGTAAAAGCGCAAGTTGCTACACCAACCATTCTTCAAAATTTTGATCAACTTATTTCAAGTGCTGTTTCTGGAAACCAATGGTATTTGAACGATACACTGCTAGTCGGTGCAACTCAGCAGGTATACGTTCCAACAGCCAATGGTGTATACAGTTTAATTGTGTCGGACCCTCAGTTGTGTAATTCAGATACAGCTTACTCTTCATACTTTAGCTTATCAGCTAAGAGTGTTGAGCAGGAATTGGCTTTTTCAATTTATCCTAATCCCAATAATGGCGCATTTACGCTAACTTTTTCAAACAAGCATTTGAACACAATAGCAGTGAAAATTTTTGATATGTTGAGTCAGGAAGTCTACAACGAACGCTTCTCCAATTTGCTTAGTTCCCATAATAATCTCAATTTTAGCGGCATTGCATCCGGTATTTATTTGATACAGGTGAAATCAGGAGATAGCATTGTAGAGCAAAAAGTGATTGTCCATTAA